From a single Rutidosis leptorrhynchoides isolate AG116_Rl617_1_P2 chromosome 5, CSIRO_AGI_Rlap_v1, whole genome shotgun sequence genomic region:
- the LOC139849381 gene encoding acyltransferase-like produces the protein MVMISSLLLRFSRRQLHTIVSKDTIKPCCPTPSHSRTYNLSLIDQTVTNGYVPIVAFYPCSTVNQNFHEKTIELKNSLRQTLNYYYPFAGRMKRTDPTNVDCSDDGVEFVEACNNNSLSDFLQQSDHKNLDQLFPNGLIWLNQNGPIQEQNINATSLISPFSVQVNHFACGGIAVATSLSHKIGDASSLLTFLKHWAAITSRSQTKIDIRPHFITNKPTTLKLSNTSHYKPPDSVSRSFVFSNTKIKELQAKVIALTMYSKEPILNPTRVEVITWLLHKCAVAAATKTKLGKFKESGIMWPINLRNKLVERLPETTIGNIVYPMTFPVSNNNGDLMPNELIGELRKRKLKFQKFQNLEAAFRLVEEMSSETFTLETAESIENCYAYSSVCGYPMYDIDFGWGKPSKVTFGGSFKNLNILTDTPDGNGIEAQVSLDENDMNIVLNDPELLAFCC, from the coding sequence ATGGTGATGATTAGCAGCCTGCTTCTAAGATTTAGTAGAAGACAACTTCACACTATTGTATCAAAAGATACCATCAAACCTTGTTGTCCAACTCCCTCTCATTCCAGAACATATAATCTCTCCTTGATCGATCAAACAGTTACAAATGGATACGTACCGATTGTTGCCTTTTACCCATGTTCAACTGTTAATCAAAATTTCCATGAGAAGACGATAGAGTTGAAGAACTCTTTGCGCCAAACTTTAAATTATTACTATCCGTTTGCTGGTAGAATGAAGAGAACTGATCCTACCAATGTTGATTGTAGTGACGATGGGGTTGAGTTCGTTGAAGCATGTAATAACAACTCCCTATCTGATTTCCTACAACAATCGGACCACAAAAATCTAGATCAACTCTTTCCAAATGGTTTAATATGGTTAAATCAAAATGGTCCTATTCaggaacaaaacataaatgctacaTCTCTCATTTCCCCATTTAGTGTTCAAGTCAACCATTTCGCATGCGGAGGTATAGCAGTGGCAACTTCTTTATCCCACAAGATTGGAGATGCCAGCAGTTTGTTAACCTTCCTTAAACACTGGGCAGCAATTACATCACGATCTCAGACAAAAATAGATATTCGTCCCCATTTTATCACTAACAAACCGACAACCCTTAAATTGTCAAACACTTCTCATTACAAACCACCAGATTCTGTGTCAAGAAGTTTTGTTTTCTCCAACACCAAAATAAAGGAACTCCAAGCCAAGGTGATAGCCTTGACCATGTACTCTAAAGAGCCTATTTTGAACCCTACACGGGTTGAAGTCATAACTTGGCTTCTGCATAAGTGTGCAGTGGCCGCAGCTACCAAGACAAAATTAGGAAAATTCAAGGAAAGTGGAATCATGTGGCCAATAAATCTCAGAAACAAGTTAGTGGAGCGATTGCCTGAAACAACCATAGGAAATATTGTTTATCCAATGACTTTTCCGGTAAGCAATAATAATGGTGATCTGATGCCAAATGAATTGATTGGAGAACTCAGGAAAAGAAAGCTCAAGTTTCAAAAATTTCAAAATTTGGAAGCCGCATTCAGATTGGTTGAAGAGATGAGTTCTGAAACTTTTACCTTAGAGACTGCGGAAAGCATTGAAAACTGTTATGCATATTCTAGCGTATGTGGATATCCTATGTATGATATTGATTTTGGGTGGGGGAAGCCATCAAAAGTAACATTTGGGGGATCATTTAAGAATTTAAATATTCTTACGGACACTCCTGACGGCAATGGCATTGAAGCACAAGTGTCTCTGGATGAAAACGATATGAATATAGTTCTAAACGACCCTGAGCTGTTGGCCTTCTGCTGCTAG